The Lineus longissimus unplaced genomic scaffold, tnLinLong1.2, whole genome shotgun sequence genome has a window encoding:
- the LOC135503544 gene encoding piggyBac transposable element-derived protein 4-like: MAGRRLMTGADVAELLADSDSDLDINGQSDDESNVEEDSDHDSIVSGGADSQDDRADATDLDDSDSGDSAAGRQPPAPQVAARGRVAMRRARGVARGRGRGRGRAPARPNLAAQRANYVWGPADTKPQLQAFTKRIGPTAAVDVEDAWDVFRLFLPNDIIEIIVAETNRYADQYFAQTVISPHARAKRWRGVTVEEMEKFLGLVILTGIISKPLLRYYWSTNKILATPFFSEAMPRNRFELNILKFLHFNDNNAKAPDNTNKLYKIRPVYDLMVAKWRDLYDPGEFISIDEGTLKWRGRLSFRVYNKDKPTKYGIKGYILCDSDIAYCWNLDLYHGQGNTLRETVIGLMDRLLNNPYSLYMDNLYNSVELSEELLNTYQVHTCGTLRKNRGEPVEIRQVGDRGHIIPRFDTVSRSNGTVMVLAWQDKRTVRMVSTKHDKSTVEVERFKKGGHGEKEKIQKPVCITEYNANMSGVDNLDQMLSYYPFTRKTVKWHRKVVFYLIEVALHNAFIVHKLRHDQPEKTLLDFHLAIVKKLCKVVDKNDDSDDDSGDEDPTQPPARVPKHDPRE; encoded by the coding sequence atggcgggtcgaagattgatgacgggggcagatgtagccgagttATTGGCTGATTCAGACTCTGATTTAGACATAAATGGACAATCTGATGATGAATCAAACGTTGAGGAGGACTCAGATCATGATTCTATTGTGAGTGGGGGTGCAGACAGCCAAGATGATCGTGCTGACGCGACAGATCTTGATGATTCTGATAGTGGTGATAGTGCCGCAGGGCGCCAACCACCTGCTCCCCAGGTTGCTGCACGTGGTCGTGTCGCTATGCGGCGTGCTAGGGGAGTAGCTAGAGGCAGAGGCAGAGGAAGGGGCAGGGCGCCTGCTAGGCCTAATCTTGCTGCCCAGAGAGCCAATTATGTTTGGGGTCCAGCTGATACGAAGCCCCAACTCCAGGCATTTACAAAACGAATAGGCCCTACCGCTGCAGTTGATGTTGAGGACGCCTGGGATGTCTTTCGTCTGTTTCTACCCAATGACATTATTGAAATAATAGTAGCAGAGACAAACCGTTATGCTGATCAGTATTTCGCACAGACAGTCATTTCTCCACATGCAAGGGCTAAGAGATGGAGGGGAGTCACAGTTGAGGAAATGGAAAAGTTTCTGGGGCTTGTTATCCTAACTGGTATTATTAGCAAGCCGTTGCTTAGATATTACTGGTCAACTAACAAGATATTGGCCACTCCATTCTTCAGTGAGGCCATGCCTAGGAACAGATTTGAACTTAATATTCTGAAGTTTCtgcatttcaatgataacaatgCCAAAGCTCCAGACAATACTAACAAGTTGTACAAAATAAGACCAGTCTACGATCTCATGGTTGCGAAATGGCGTGATCTGTATGATCCAGGCGAGTTCATCTCAATTGATGAGGGTACCCTCAAGTGGAGGGGAAGATTATCATTCCGTGTGTACAACAAGGACAAACCAACGAAGTATGGGATAAAAGGATACATTCTATGTGATTCTGACATTGCATACTGCTGGAACCTAGACTTGTATCACGGCCAGGGAAACACACTTCGTGAAACTGTTATTGGTCTCATGGACAGACTGCTGAATAATCCTTACTCCCTGTACATGGACAATCTGTATAACTCTGTGGAGCTTAGTGAGGAGTTGTTGAATACCTACCAGGTTCATACTTGTGGCACATTGAGGAAGAACAGAGGGGAGCCTGTAGAGATTCGTCAAGTCGGTGACAGGGGTCACATCATCCCAAGATTTGATACTGTGTCAAGGAGCAATGGAACTGTCATGGTATTGGCTTGGCAGGACAAAAGGACTGTGAGAATGGTCAGTACTAAGCATGATAAGAGTACTGTGGAGGTTGAGAGATTCAAGAAGGGGGGTCATGGTGAAAAGGAAAAGATCCAGAAGCCTGTTTGCATCACTGAGTATAACGCGAACATGTCCGGTGTTGACAACCTTGACCAAATGCTCAGCTATTACCCCTTCACAAGGAAGACTGTCAAGTGGCATAGGAAAGTAGTGTTTTATCTGATAGAAGTAGCACTGCACAATGCTTTCATTGTCCATAAGCTCAGGCATGATCAACCAGAAAAAACTCTTCTGGACTTTCACTTGGCGATTGTCAAGAAATTGTGTAAGGttgttgataaaaatgatgattctgatgatgattctGGGGATGAGGACCCCACCCAACCTCCTGCAAGGGTCCCCAAACATGATCCCAGGGAAAG